The DNA segment AGCGATTTTTGATAGACCGGTAGCGAGGCCAGAATTGGAATATCTCTTCCGATCTCTTCAGCTATTTGTTTAAATTCCATAGTCAGTTCAACCCAACTCTCTATCTTTTCATCTGAGAATGCATCTAAATTTCTCGCTGGTGCAATGTATGCATCAGTCTGAAGATCATCTTGGACAGAGATTATGTCTGAGCAAAGATCTCTATATCTGCTGGAAACCATTGCAGTATCAAAGTCATCACCACCAAAATCGTCAAAATAATCGTATGTCTCTAGGCCCGGACGCTCAGTTCTCGGTATATAATATTGTGGATCAAAGAGTACCGTACCGCCCTCATCGTTAATTCCTTGAGCGATTTCTTTGTTCTTTTCTTTAGTGAAATCTGCCGGACTGAGAATTGCGCCGTCGGCGTGATTCTGACTGATTAGTGATTGACTCAGCTTATGACCGTTGTGTCCGATTTGGACTAGGAACGTTGGTTCTTCGAACATTCTTATTTGAGGTGGGTGTTGAAAATTTCAACGAGGTCTTCTTGGGCGTGTTGCGGTTTGCGGTAACGATCCATGGGTTCATACTCGGTCATTCGCAGATAGAAGCTATTCAAATCACGCTCAAGGGGTTGGTTATCTAAGTACCCGGATAACTCCAACCGATTATATTCACGAATCGCGTCTGATGCGTCCCCCCGTGTGTGGTTGAATGGGTGTTCCCCAGTAATCGACTCAAAGAATACGATCCCTGTAGAAAACAAATCAGAGCGGGTGTTCTCCTTTTTCTTCTCGTTTCGGAGAACTTCGGGTGCTGAGTATGCAGGGGTTCCAGGCCCACTCTGTTTAAAATCAGGAGTGAGTGTATCTTTTTGGTTCATTCTTGCGACGCCAGCATCTATAAGACGGATCTCGCCTTCTGACGTGAATAATACATTGCCTGGTTTAATATCTCGATGGACAATATCGTCCTTGGCAAACTCGGGCAGGACACTTAGAATCGCGTTTGCCACCTTGATTCCAAGTGAGACGCTCGTCTCGCGATTATCGATTCTATCTTTTAAAATACCTCCTTCCAAGTATTGCTCTACAAGAACTATGGTCTGTTGGCCTGCAAGAGATATTTCGTCTGAATCAACTAGGTCAACAAAATATTCGGAGTCTATTCGTTGCATGATCTCTACTTCACGCTGGGTATACTCTCGTAATCTCCCATTATCACCAACAGGTATAATCTTCAAACAGACTCTTTCACCATCGTATTCAGCGGTGTAAACCTGCTTGATATTCCCCTGTCTGATTTCTTCTATTATTTCAAACTGAGGGAATGCTGCTTCAACCTCTGATCTACTTATATCTGGGGACATATTAATCGGAGCAAATTGATTGTGGAAGTTCTTCCATTATAGTCCTTTCATTCAGGCGCCACTTATTCATTGGTGAATATGGTT comes from the Halorubrum depositum genome and includes:
- a CDS encoding serine/threonine protein kinase → MSPDISRSEVEAAFPQFEIIEEIRQGNIKQVYTAEYDGERVCLKIIPVGDNGRLREYTQREVEIMQRIDSEYFVDLVDSDEISLAGQQTIVLVEQYLEGGILKDRIDNRETSVSLGIKVANAILSVLPEFAKDDIVHRDIKPGNVLFTSEGEIRLIDAGVARMNQKDTLTPDFKQSGPGTPAYSAPEVLRNEKKKENTRSDLFSTGIVFFESITGEHPFNHTRGDASDAIREYNRLELSGYLDNQPLERDLNSFYLRMTEYEPMDRYRKPQHAQEDLVEIFNTHLK